One Microbacterium trichothecenolyticum DNA window includes the following coding sequences:
- a CDS encoding MepB family protein, whose translation MQFDAFAVYSAAMGVAAEVIPEAQSSDYESGIVQIDADAWHIRTARNTPTKSGAFVAFWRRDAKGKIIPFGDLDPAAGLFVFVAQNDRRGMFRSTAAHLVELGVTSGKGPGKRGFRVYPSWCVALNAQAVSTQRIRARAFQEF comes from the coding sequence ATGCAGTTTGATGCCTTTGCGGTCTACTCCGCGGCGATGGGAGTGGCCGCCGAGGTGATCCCCGAGGCCCAAAGCAGCGACTACGAGTCTGGGATCGTGCAGATAGATGCGGACGCCTGGCACATCCGGACTGCACGGAACACGCCCACCAAGTCGGGAGCTTTCGTCGCATTTTGGCGACGGGATGCGAAGGGGAAGATCATTCCGTTCGGCGACCTGGATCCTGCGGCGGGGCTGTTCGTCTTCGTCGCGCAGAATGACAGACGCGGGATGTTTCGTTCCACAGCTGCGCATCTCGTCGAACTGGGTGTGACGTCGGGGAAGGGGCCCGGCAAGCGCGGGTTCCGGGTGTATCCGAGTTGGTGTGTCGCACTCAACGCCCAAGCCGTGAGCACGCAACGTATTCGAGCC
- a CDS encoding acetyltransferase → MRGPEEYPWLAEIWRGAVYATHDFLAEADREEIEARLQSDYFPAVVLSVAEREGRPVGFSGVLDGVLEMLFVDAAQHGGGVGTALLAHAVENHGVTKVDVNEQNVSAAGFYAHRGFEVVNRSATDEAGRPYPLLHLRLTRPCENARPHAV, encoded by the coding sequence GTGAGGGGACCGGAAGAGTACCCGTGGCTCGCGGAGATCTGGCGCGGGGCCGTTTATGCGACGCACGACTTCCTCGCCGAGGCGGATCGAGAGGAGATCGAGGCCCGGCTGCAGTCCGACTACTTTCCCGCCGTCGTTCTGTCGGTCGCCGAGCGCGAAGGTCGACCGGTGGGATTTTCGGGTGTGCTCGACGGAGTGCTGGAGATGCTGTTCGTCGACGCGGCGCAGCACGGCGGGGGTGTCGGCACGGCTCTGCTCGCGCATGCGGTCGAGAACCACGGTGTGACGAAAGTCGATGTCAACGAGCAGAACGTCTCGGCCGCAGGCTTCTACGCCCATCGCGGATTCGAGGTCGTCAATCGCAGCGCGACCGACGAGGCCGGTCGCCCGTATCCGTTGCTCCACCTGCGCCTCACTCGTCCATGCGAGAATGCGCGGCCGCATGCAGTTTGA